One region of Triticum aestivum cultivar Chinese Spring chromosome 6B, IWGSC CS RefSeq v2.1, whole genome shotgun sequence genomic DNA includes:
- the LOC123137876 gene encoding 60S ribosomal protein L12, with protein sequence MPPKLDPSQIVEVYVRVTGGEVGAASSLAPKIGPLGLSPKKIGEDIAKETAKDWKGLRVTVKLTVQNRQAKVSVVPSAAALVIKALKEPERDRKKVKNIKHSGNISLDDVIEIAKIMKVRSMAKEMAGTVKEILGTCVSVGCTVDGKDPKDLQTEIDDGEVEIPA encoded by the coding sequence ATGCCTCCCAAGCTCGACCCGTCCCAGATCGTGGAGGTGTATGTCCGCGTCACCGGCGGGGAGGTCGGCGCTGCGTCGTCCCTGGCCCCCAAGATCGGTCCGCTCGGTCTCTCCCCAAAGAAGATCGGAGAAGACATCGCCAAGGAGACGGCCAAGGACTGGAAGGGCCTCCGCGTCACCGTCAAGCTCACCGTCCAGAATCGCCAGGCCAAGGTGTCCGTCGTCCCCTCCGCCGCAGCCCTCGTCATCAAGGCGCTCAAGGAGCCCGAGAGGGACCGCAAGAAGGTCAAGAACATCAAGCACAGCGGCAACATCAGCCTCGACGACGTCATCGAGATCGCCAAGATCATGAAGGTCCGCTCCATGGCCAAGGAGATGGCCGGCACCGTCAAGGAGATCCTCGGCACCTGCGTCAGCGTCGGCTGCACCGTTGACGGCAAGGACCCCAAGGATCTGCAGACGGAGATCGACGACGGCGAGGTGGAGATCCCCGCTTAA
- the LOC123137874 gene encoding uncharacterized protein, producing MTPSPASTSAPDAGMLGRRLVLLPASAAASLARGERRRARLRLGCVLEHVAPRLALASAALVGAGEVIAAAAVAGGSGGAVHGAVASTIAQLAVSAVAIASGACLSTKVDFLWPRIEQLPDTLVFEGVEVTGYQIFEDPKVQKAIVFASTAHIGQFRRTGDPYVTHCIHTGKILAALVPSTGERAINTVVAGILHDVIDDTAENLKSVAEQFGDDVASLVSGVSKLSYINQLLRRHRQKNTGGSTLTSEEANNLRAMLLGMVDDPRVVLIKLADRLHNMRTIYALPIPKAEAVAQETLAVWCSLASRLGVWALKAELEDLCFAVLQPQVFMKIRSELTSMWNSTSKDKSMRRSSIRSDLLASTKEVHATSTHDLLSSNDQEQSNMEDLLQAVLPFDLFLDRRRRSDFLNNLQSNSEASIRKPKIVDDAAIALTSLAACEEELQQELLITTSYIPGMEVRLSSRLKSLYSIYCKMKRKRVGIRQVYDARALRVIVGDKNGALHGPAVRSCYSILDIVHRLWTPIDGEFDDYIINPKGSGYQSLHTAVQASDSSPLEVQIRTQRMHEYAEYGLAAHWLYKESSVNTGSGMSNKIKQSTSYASSSSEDEITDGMPSKYISMKVGHPVLRIDGNHLLAAVIVSIEKGGKELLVAVRFTLEASEDVAERRSSFQLKRWEAYARLHKKVTEKWWCAPGHGDWSTNLEKYTLCRDGIYHKQDQFGRLLPTFIQIIDLTEEEEEEYWMVVSAVFEGKETSTLTSESSNGDRSTSDLPISTPLSDPINNKVHLLRTMLQWEEQVRRRASVAERSLGSLTDPILREVAIICWPYGKIMRMSTGSTAADAGRRMGVDGKLLWVNGQLVLPQTELKDGDIVEVRT from the exons ATGACGCCGTCGCCGGCGTCCACGTCAGCCCCCGACGCCGGCATGCTCGGCCGCCGCCTCGTGCTGCTTCCGGCGAGCGCCGCGGCGTCGTTGGCGCGCGGGGAGCGGAGGAGGGCGCGGTTGCGGCTGGGGTGCGTGCTCGAGCACGTGGCCCCGCGGCTCGCGCTGGCCTCGGCCGCGCTCGTAGGGGCCGGGGAGGTGATCGCCGCGGCTGCCGTCGCGGGGGGAAGCGGCGGCGCGGTTCACGGCGCCGTGGCATCCACGATCGCGCAACTGGCGGTCTCGGCCGTGGCGATCGCCTCGGGGGCGTGCCTGTCGACCAAGGTCGACTTTCTCTGGCCTCGCATCGAGCAGCTGCCTG ATACTCTTGTATTTGAAGGAGTGGAGGTGACAGGATATCAAATATTTGAGGATCCAAAG GTGCAGAAAGCAATTGTATTTGCAAGTACAGCTCACATTGGGCAATTTAGGAGAACAGGAGACCCATATGTTACACACTGCATACATACAGGGAAAATCTTAGCTGCCTTGGTCCCATCCACTGGAGAAAGA GCAATCAATACCGTTGTTGCTGGTATTCTTCATGATGTTATTGATGATACAGCTGAGAACCTGAAGAGCGTAGCAGAGCAATTTGGGGATGATGTTGCAAGCTTGGTATCTGGTGTATCAAAACTGAGCTACATAAATCAG CTACTGCGCAGGCATCGGCAAAAAAACACTGGCGGAAGCACTCTTACTTCTGAAGAA GCAAACAACCTGCGTGCTATGCTATTGGGGATGGTTGATGATCCTCGTGTGGTGCTTATCAAGCTGGCAGACCGCTTGCACAATATGCGAACAAT CTATGCTCTTCCCATTCCAAAAGCAGAGGCTGTTGCTCAAGAGACATTAGCTGTCTGGTGCTCACTTGCTTCTCGATTGGGAGTCTGGGCTTTGAAAGCTGAGCTAGAAGACTTATGCTTTGCTGTCCTTCAG CCCCAAGTTTTCATGAAAATACGATCTGAACTTACTTCGATGTGGAATTCTACCAGCAAGGATAAAAGCATGAGAAGGTCATCAATTAGAAGTGATTTGCTTGCCTCCACGAAGGAAGTGCACGCGACTTCCACCCATGATCTACTTAGTTCGAACGACCAAGAACAATCAAATATGGAG GATTTATTGCAAGCTGTATTGCCATTTGACCTCTTTTTGGATCGGAGAAGGCGCTCTGACTTCCTTAATAATCTCCAAAGTAATTCTGAAGCATCCATACGAAAGCCTAAAATTGTTGATGACGCTGCTATTGCATTAACATCTTTAGCAGCTTGTGAGGAAGAACTTCAGCAGGAATTGCTTATAACAACGTC GTATATACCTGGGATGGAAGTTAGGCTGTCAAGTAGACTCAAGAGCTTATACAGCATCTACTGTAAG ATGAAAAGGAAACGTGTAGGCATTAGGCAAGTATACGATGCTCGTGCGTTGAGGGTGATTGTTGGAGACAAAAATGGTGCATTGCATGGACCTGCAGTCAGGAGTTGCTACAGCATCCTTGATATAGTACACAG GTTATGGACTCCAATCGATGGGGAGTTTGATGACTATATTATCAACCCTAAGGGCAGCGGTTACCAA TCACTCCATACAGCAGTTCAGGCATCCGATAGCTCACCGCTGGAGGTCCAAATTAGGACCCAG CGAATGCATGAGTATGCAGAGTATGGACTGGCTGCGCATTGGTTGTACAAGGAGAGCAGTGTTAACACGGGGAGTGGCATGAGCAACAAGATAAAACAAAGTACGTCGTATGCATCAAGTTCTTCAGAAGATGAAATAACAGACGGTATGCCCTCAAAGTATATTTCTATGAAAGTGGGGCATCCGGTCCTCAGAATTGATGGTAATCACTTACTGGCAGCTGTCATTGTCAG CATAGAAAAAGGGGGCAAAGAATTGCTTGTTGCTGTACGTTTTACCCTTGAAGCTTCTGAAGATGTAGCTGAGCGACGATCTTCCTTTCAGTTGAAGCGTTGGGAAGCTTATGCTAGGCTTCATAAGAAG GTAACTGAGAAATGGTGGTGTGCACCAGGACATGGTGACTGGTCAACAAATCTGGAGAAGTACACACTATGCCGGGATGGTATATACCATAAG CAAGACCAATTTGGGAGACTTTTGCCAACATTTATTCAAATAATTGATTtgacggaagaggaagaggaggagtactGGATGGTTGTATCTGCAGTATTTGAAGGCAAAGAAACCTCCACTCTGACATCTGAATCGAGCAACGGTGATAGATCAACTTCCGACCTTCCAATCTCTACTCCCTTGAGTGATCCCATCAACAACAAG GTTCATTTGCTCAGGACAATGCTTCAATGGGAGGAGCAAGTACGGCGTCGAGCATCGGTAGCGGAGAGAAGTCTCGGCTCGCTGACCGATCCAATTCTTCGTGAGGTAGCCATCATCTGCTGGCCGTATGGGAAGATAATGAGGATGAGTACTGGCAGCACAGCCGCTGATGCTGGTAGAAGAATGGGCGTGGATGGGAAGCTGCTTTGGGTGAATGGCCAACTTGTGCTGCCTCAAACCGAGCTCAAGGATGGAGATATAGTGGAAGTGAGGACGTAG
- the LOC123137875 gene encoding glutamic acid-rich protein, whose translation MEMEAAAAAMDFNALSRRELQALCKLNGVRANMTNLAMVEALQSLASVDGIDQIGTTLCLPTPGKSAMKSVLKATPAAAEDQQQQLGSPLPRGRRVSVKSPEAIRMDVEEGEDEMKRNLIKEIVRTPGVALRSTSRRPRATPAPLPPTPAEGTLRRSQRSMRKTEMAMEVEVSATKRSTRKTARSKAMFDLDQEETDSTQLKEEKVQEAEPKGVTSNDKCDDPEEEEEEEEEVTKLQEEGNSKADEPEQGDEVVSSVVPIESADKGCDNSKLEEVVEEATKLQEEAAVEEEQKLVSAEKSVPLSAMEDSPILGVLSKATPEPAIKNVEGTSTEDGESSKWSPVFEIVDEINSASEDKEVAAVEVPKEAINEDDFSSTAEASGVPNKMIPAAVTEKEVAGDDLKEDAFNSTVEASDALNEKMTPAAVTEKEVSADDYQEDAFSSTVKASDALNEMTPAALTEKEVAADDFKEDALNSTIETADAPNEMTPAAVTENDVAADDIKENAFSSTVETADAPNKMIPAAVTEKEVAAADLPQSDLTEEDSAEESDLDGVGSEEDDLSEYSSEEDDLSEYSSEEDPLEEEDMQKVSDSAVVNFYSDEEEDLEEEDMQKANDSTEANFDSNEEEEDLKMRETFEEPKENEESGEEDDFSADLSSEFDDVEFSDAETESPSSPLVLEGIQAAPASSAAKTVDSATTNMSLRKLKSAFKEGLEAKTVDSVVTEEVEESSEGSEVSQHTETVTETLDRVTITEEKNEECAKQNVALTNMSLRKLKSALKEGLIAAKEGQNLAITANEGSRVALAELDDNAEY comes from the exons ATggagatggaggcggcggcggcggccatggactTCAACGCCCTCTCGCGCCGCGAGCTCCAGGCGCTCTGCAAGCTCAACGGCGTCCGCGCCAACATGACCAACCTCGCCATGGTCGAGGCCCTCCAGTCCCTCGCCTCG GTGGATGGGATCGACCAGATCGGCACCACGCTCTGCCTCCCGACCCCAGGCAAGTCGGCGATGAAGTCGGTCCTCAAGGCCACGCCGGCGGCCGCGGAGGaccagcagcagcagctagggagCCCGCTCCCGCGCGGCCGCCGCGTCTCGGTCAAGTCGCCCGAGGCCATCCGGATGGACGTCGAGGAGGGCGAGGACGAGATGAAGCGAAATCTCATCAAGGAGATCGTCAGGACCCCCGGCGTCGCGCTGCgcagcaccagccgccgcccgcgggCCACGCCCGCACCCCTCCCCCCGACTCCCGCGGAGGGCACTCTGCGGAGGAGCCAGAGGTCGATGAGGAAGACCGAGATGGCCATGGAGGTCGAGGTGTCCGCCACTAAGAGATCGACTAGGAAGACTGCCAGATCGAAGGCGATGTTTGATTTGGACCAGGAAGAGACGGATTCGACCCAACTCAAGGAGGAGAAGGTGCAGGAAGCAGAGCCCAAGG GTGTTACTTCTAACGACAAGTGTGATgaccccgaggaggaggaggaggaggaggaggaagttacAAAGCTTCAGGAAGAAGGAAACAGCAAAGCGGATGAACCTGAGCAGGGAGATGAAG TGGTTTCTTCTGTTGTGCCCATTGAATCTGCTGACAAGGGCTGTGATAATTCTAAGCTGGAGGAAGTTGTGGAAGAGGCTACCAAGCTCCAGGAAG AAGCTGCAGTTGAGGAAGAACAGAAGCTTGTCAGTGCTGAGAAGTCTGTTCCCTTGTCAGCAATGGAGGATTCACCTATCTTAGGTGTCCTTTCCAAGGCCACACCTGAACCTGCCATCAAGAACGTTGAAGGTACCTCAACTGAAGATGGTGAAAGCAGCAAATGGTCACCTGTGTTCGAGATAGTTGATGAGATCAACAGTGCCAGTGAAGACAAGGAAGTAGCTGCTGTTGAAGTGCCAAAGGAAGCCATCAACGAAGATGATTTCAGTTCCACCGCTGAGGCATCTGGTGTTCCTAACAAGATGATCCCAGCTGCTGTGACAGAGAAGGAAGTCGCTGGTGATGATTTGAAGGAAGATGCTTTCAATTCCACCGTTGAGGCTTCTGATGCTCTTAACGAGAAGATGACCCCAGCTGCTGTGACAGAGAAGGAAGTTTCTGCTGATGATTACCAGGAAGATGCTTTCAGTTCCACCGTTAAGGCTTCTGATGCTCTCAACGAGATGACCCCGGCTGCTTTGACAGAGAAGGAAGTTGCTGCTGATGATTTCAAGGAAGATGCTCTCAATTCCACCATTGAGACTGCTGATGCTCCTAACGAGATGACACCAGCTGCGGTGACAGAGAATGATGTTGCTGCTGATGATATTAAGGAAAATGCTTTCAGTTCCACAGTTGAGACTGCTGATGCTCCTAACAAGATGATCCCAGCTGCTGTTACAGAGAAGGAAGTCGCTGCTGCTGATTTGCCGCAGAGTGATCTGACAGAAGAGGATAGTGCTGAGGAAAGTGACCTTGATGGAGTGGGCAGTGAGGAGGATGACCTCAGTGAGTACAGTAGTGAGGAGGATGACCTCAGTGAGTACAGCAGCGAGGAGGATCCCCTCGAGGAGGAGGATATGCAGAAGGTGAGCGACTCCGCTGTCGTGAACTTTTATTCTGATGAagaggaggacctcgaggaggaggATATGCAGAAGGCTAACGACTCCACTGAAGCTAACTTTGATTCTAATGAAGAAGAGGAGGATCTCAAGATGCGGGAGACATTCGAAGAGCCTAAAGAAAATGAGGAGAGTGGAGAGGAAGATGATTTCAGCGCTGATCTGTCATCAGAGTTTGACGATGTTGAATTCAGTGATGCTGAAACTGAAAGCCCCAGCTCTCCGCTGGTGCTTGAGGGAATCCAAGCTGCTCCTGCCTCATCTGCAGCCAAGACTGTTGACTCTGCCACCACTAACATGAGCTTAAGGAAGCTTAAAAGTGCTTTCAAGGAGGGTCTTGAAGCCAAGACTGTTGACTCTGTCGTCACCGAAGAAGTTGAAGAATCCAGCGAGGGCAGTGAGGTTTCTCAGCATACCGAGACCGTCACAGAGACACTGGACCGGGTCACCATCActgaggagaagaatgaagagtgCGCAAAGCAAAACGTCGCCCTCACTAACATGAGCCTAAGGAAGCTTAAGAGTGCTTTAAAGGAGGGTCTTATTGCTGCCAAG GAAGGGCAGAACCTGGCCATCACCGCCAATGAAGGCAGCAGGGTGGCACTCGCGGAGCTGGACGACAACGCCGAGTACTGA